From the genome of Clostridia bacterium, one region includes:
- a CDS encoding branched-chain amino acid ABC transporter permease → MATLQRFVGPLWLRLPGGREAQLVLVAAYLAFTVTLLLLFPRSIIAFLLYLANLLVIFGARAVPGSWQAAIAALETLVVFPAVAASNPFFMGVGTTVAIYVALALGLNIVIGYAGLLDLGYVAFYATGAYLWAIFSTGKAAEFLSFVHGPLSGAWFWPFVVFGLLSAALMGVLLGIPVLRLHGDYLAIVTLGFGEIIRILAAGLNSITNGAVGLPGVAAPAIGSRQLGAAVDYYFITLVIVGLIVWVTMRLEGSRIGRAWAAIREDETAARAMGVPLTRAKLLAFACGASFAGMMGVIFAAKQSYVDPTSFTFMESIGVVSMIVLGGMGGIPGVALGAAIVTLLNVQVLGGISDFINSVGARWGIQIPPALNPSQYHQLIFGIILVLMAIWRPEGLIPARRRHVNVEEGAARPAASGGEPA, encoded by the coding sequence ATGGCGACTCTCCAGCGATTCGTGGGCCCTCTCTGGCTGCGGCTGCCCGGCGGCCGCGAGGCGCAGCTCGTGCTCGTCGCGGCGTACCTCGCGTTCACGGTGACGCTCCTCCTCCTGTTCCCGCGGTCGATCATCGCGTTCTTGCTGTATCTGGCGAATCTCCTCGTCATCTTCGGCGCGCGGGCCGTGCCGGGGAGCTGGCAGGCGGCCATTGCCGCCTTGGAGACGCTCGTGGTCTTTCCGGCCGTGGCCGCGAGCAACCCCTTCTTCATGGGCGTCGGCACCACGGTGGCGATCTACGTGGCCCTCGCGCTCGGGCTGAACATCGTGATCGGCTACGCGGGTCTCCTGGACCTGGGCTACGTGGCGTTCTACGCGACGGGCGCGTACCTGTGGGCGATCTTCTCCACCGGGAAGGCCGCCGAGTTTCTTTCCTTCGTCCACGGGCCGCTCAGCGGCGCGTGGTTCTGGCCGTTCGTGGTGTTCGGCCTGCTGTCCGCGGCGCTCATGGGGGTGCTCCTGGGCATCCCAGTGCTGCGGCTGCACGGGGACTACCTCGCGATCGTCACGCTCGGCTTCGGCGAGATCATCCGCATCCTGGCCGCCGGCCTGAACTCCATTACGAACGGCGCCGTGGGCCTGCCCGGCGTGGCCGCGCCGGCCATCGGCTCGCGGCAGCTGGGCGCGGCCGTGGACTATTACTTCATCACGCTCGTCATCGTGGGGCTGATCGTCTGGGTGACGATGCGCCTTGAGGGATCGCGGATCGGGCGCGCGTGGGCGGCCATCCGCGAGGACGAGACGGCCGCGCGCGCGATGGGCGTGCCGTTGACGCGCGCGAAGCTTTTGGCCTTCGCGTGCGGCGCTTCCTTCGCCGGCATGATGGGCGTGATCTTCGCGGCGAAGCAGTCGTACGTCGACCCGACCTCGTTCACGTTCATGGAGTCGATCGGCGTCGTGTCGATGATCGTGCTCGGCGGCATGGGCGGGATTCCCGGGGTGGCGCTCGGCGCGGCGATCGTGACGCTTCTCAACGTCCAGGTGCTCGGCGGCATTTCGGACTTCATCAACTCGGTGGGCGCGCGTTGGGGCATTCAGATCCCGCCGGCGCTCAACCCGTCGCAGTACCATCAGCTGATTTTCGGCATCATCCTGGTCCTCATGGCGATCTGGCGGCCCGAGGGGCTCATCCCGGCGCGCCGCCGCCACGTGAACGTCGAAGAGGGCGCAGCGCGCCCGGCGGCTTCGGGAGGTGAGCCGGCGTGA
- a CDS encoding branched-chain amino acid ABC transporter permease, translating to MDILPQLFLDGLVVGFVYALIAVGYTMVYGVLELINFAHGDIFMVGAFVGTEVLVALGRWGLGAGANPWLALILALIPAMAVAAALGVAVERFAYRPLRRSPRLIILISAIGVSFIIEDLVRLIETIHQGKFVLPVPNVFPGVHHFHVPGWASALAIKTNSLVVVGAAVLMMIGLTLFVSRTRAGRAMRAVAEDPTTAALQGVDVDRIIALTFLIGSAMGGAAGVLFATQYTTITPYIGFLVGIKAFTAAVVGGIGNIPGSFLGGILLGVLEQVGGGFVGAKFQNVFAFCILVAVLVFKPSGLLGEKVQEKV from the coding sequence GTGGACATCTTGCCTCAGCTCTTCCTGGACGGTCTCGTCGTCGGGTTCGTGTACGCGCTCATCGCCGTCGGGTACACCATGGTCTACGGCGTGCTTGAACTGATCAACTTCGCGCACGGCGACATCTTCATGGTGGGCGCGTTCGTCGGCACGGAGGTCCTCGTGGCGCTGGGCCGCTGGGGTCTGGGCGCCGGGGCGAATCCGTGGCTGGCGCTGATCCTGGCGCTGATTCCGGCCATGGCGGTGGCCGCGGCACTCGGCGTCGCCGTCGAGCGGTTCGCCTACCGGCCGCTGCGGCGGTCGCCGCGGCTCATCATTCTGATTTCGGCCATCGGCGTCTCGTTCATCATCGAGGACCTGGTCCGCCTCATCGAAACGATTCATCAAGGGAAGTTCGTGCTCCCCGTGCCGAACGTGTTCCCGGGCGTGCATCACTTCCACGTGCCCGGGTGGGCGAGCGCGCTGGCAATCAAGACGAATTCCCTCGTGGTGGTGGGCGCGGCCGTTCTGATGATGATCGGCCTGACGCTGTTCGTCTCCCGCACGCGGGCCGGCCGCGCCATGCGCGCCGTCGCGGAGGACCCGACGACCGCCGCCCTTCAGGGCGTGGACGTCGACCGCATCATCGCCCTGACGTTTCTGATCGGCTCCGCGATGGGCGGCGCCGCCGGCGTGCTCTTCGCCACACAGTACACGACGATCACGCCGTACATCGGCTTTCTCGTCGGCATCAAGGCCTTCACCGCCGCCGTGGTCGGCGGCATCGGCAACATTCCCGGGTCGTTTCTGGGGGGCATCCTGCTCGGCGTTCTGGAGCAGGTGGGCGGCGGCTTCGTCGGGGCCAAGTTTCAGAACGTGTTCGCGTTCTGCATCCTCGTCGCGGTGTTGGTCTTCAAGCCGTCGGGCCTGCTCGGCGAGAAGGTACAGGAGAAGGTGTAG